The following coding sequences are from one Bacteroidia bacterium window:
- a CDS encoding formylglycine-generating enzyme family protein encodes MIGLTSAFADVKAYSANIGENKSIVHTGMVKIPEGYFAPFFKTYGGSKIKVPSFYLDIYPVTNQEFLAFVKANPIWSKSKVNRLFADTNYLKDWKSDFNFGGNLSNAPVTNVSWFAANAYCKWKGKRLPTLAEWEYVSAANPIGRNSYDTVSLATYILNWYNKPTPKTIPAIHSTFENKLGVWDMNGLVWEWIFDFNIPSSSSSTCAGISIGVVNKENYAAFLRYSFRSSLKANYAVRDLGFRCAMDASK; translated from the coding sequence GTGATTGGCTTAACGTCAGCTTTTGCTGACGTTAAGGCTTATTCTGCAAACATCGGAGAAAATAAGTCTATCGTGCATACTGGAATGGTTAAAATTCCGGAAGGTTATTTCGCACCTTTTTTCAAAACGTATGGCGGAAGCAAAATAAAAGTTCCGAGTTTTTATTTGGATATTTATCCCGTTACCAATCAAGAGTTTCTTGCATTCGTAAAAGCCAATCCAATTTGGTCGAAATCAAAAGTAAATCGTTTATTTGCCGACACGAATTATTTAAAAGATTGGAAAAGTGATTTCAATTTTGGTGGAAATCTTAGCAATGCGCCCGTTACAAATGTTTCTTGGTTTGCTGCAAATGCGTATTGCAAATGGAAAGGAAAACGCTTGCCTACGCTGGCAGAATGGGAATATGTTTCAGCAGCCAACCCTATCGGCAGAAATAGTTACGACACTGTTTCATTGGCTACTTACATCTTAAATTGGTACAACAAACCAACGCCAAAAACGATTCCAGCTATTCACAGCACATTCGAAAATAAATTAGGTGTTTGGGATATGAACGGATTGGTATGGGAATGGATTTTTGATTTTAACATTCCTTCGAGTTCGTCATCCACTTGTGCAGGAATATCTATAGGCGTTGTGAATAAAGAAAATTATGCTGCCTTCCTTCGCTATTCTTTTAGGAGCAGTTTAAAAGCAAATTATGCTGTCAGAGATTTAGGTTTTAGATGCGCTATGGACGCGTCCAAATAA
- a CDS encoding MarC family protein encodes MNINYHSFVHLLFIGVIALFPVVNPFGSAFMVTPYFANLTKEEKKKAVRKITFYAFAICTISLFAGHWILKLFGLSIPVIQLAGGIMICKMGWESLSSDKKTTEKELNAGAEIEPNNYSRITNQLFYPITFPVTTGAGTISVLFTLSAHAARGSTIDYLVNTSAIFLAIIVMCTMVYVCYLNTKTIINYLGSNGEIIINRISAFLIFCVGLQIAISGITSLVKG; translated from the coding sequence ATGAATATAAATTATCATTCATTTGTACATTTGCTTTTTATTGGAGTGATTGCCTTGTTCCCAGTGGTAAATCCCTTTGGATCTGCGTTTATGGTAACACCTTATTTTGCCAATCTGACAAAAGAGGAAAAGAAAAAAGCGGTTAGAAAAATTACGTTTTATGCTTTTGCAATTTGCACGATTTCTTTATTTGCTGGACATTGGATATTAAAATTATTTGGACTTTCCATTCCTGTTATTCAATTAGCGGGAGGAATTATGATTTGTAAAATGGGCTGGGAATCGCTTTCGTCCGATAAAAAAACAACAGAAAAAGAGCTTAATGCGGGAGCGGAAATCGAGCCAAATAATTATTCCCGCATCACCAATCAATTATTTTATCCAATTACTTTTCCGGTTACTACTGGAGCTGGAACCATATCGGTATTGTTTACGTTAAGTGCACATGCGGCACGGGGGAGCACGATTGATTATTTGGTTAATACAAGTGCCATTTTTTTGGCGATAATAGTGATGTGTACGATGGTTTATGTGTGTTACCTCAATACAAAAACGATTATCAATTATTTAGGTTCTAACGGAGAAATAATTATTAATCGCATTTCTGCTTTCCTTATATTTTGTGTGGGATTACAAATTGCTATATCTGGAATTACGAGTTTGGTAAAAGGATAA
- the lpxD gene encoding UDP-3-O-(3-hydroxymyristoyl)glucosamine N-acyltransferase produces the protein MKFSAQQIAAMLDGKVEGNPAATVSKLSKIEEGEPNSLSFLGNPQYTSYIYTTAATIVIVNHDFVAERPLKEGCTLIRVAEAREAFAKLLEAYNQIKFNKTGIEKFAFVSESATVGENSYIGSFAYISDHVKIGKNVKIFPNVFIGENTTIGDNTIVFSGVQIYSDTVIGKNCDIHGGVVIGGDGFGFTPQTDNNYKKVPQIGNVVLEDFVEIGANTTIDRATLGSTILRRGVKLDNLIQIAHNVEIGENTVVASQTGVSGSTKIGKDCMVGGQVGIIGHLTIANKVKIAAQSGVGNSILTEGDIVQGSPAFSIGDYKRAYVVFRKLPELQMKIKTLENTIAELKLKSAGIEKEL, from the coding sequence ATGAAATTTTCAGCTCAACAAATCGCGGCAATGCTTGATGGAAAAGTGGAAGGAAACCCCGCAGCAACGGTTAGCAAATTATCGAAAATAGAAGAAGGCGAGCCGAATTCTTTATCGTTTTTAGGAAACCCTCAATACACGTCCTACATCTATACTACGGCAGCTACCATCGTGATTGTAAATCATGATTTTGTGGCAGAACGCCCACTAAAAGAAGGTTGCACACTTATTCGTGTTGCGGAAGCACGCGAAGCTTTTGCCAAATTATTAGAAGCGTACAATCAAATAAAATTTAATAAAACAGGAATCGAAAAATTTGCGTTCGTTTCGGAAAGCGCGACTGTTGGCGAAAATTCATACATCGGATCATTTGCGTACATTAGCGATCATGTAAAAATTGGAAAAAATGTAAAGATTTTTCCGAATGTTTTTATTGGAGAAAATACTACGATTGGCGATAACACAATTGTTTTTTCAGGAGTTCAAATTTATTCGGATACTGTTATCGGAAAAAATTGCGACATTCATGGAGGCGTTGTTATTGGCGGAGATGGATTTGGTTTTACACCACAAACAGATAATAATTATAAAAAAGTGCCTCAAATAGGAAATGTTGTGTTAGAAGATTTCGTGGAAATAGGTGCCAACACTACGATTGATAGAGCAACACTTGGATCCACCATTTTACGAAGAGGCGTGAAATTGGATAACTTAATTCAAATTGCACACAATGTAGAAATCGGTGAAAACACTGTTGTTGCTTCGCAAACAGGCGTTTCAGGATCTACAAAAATTGGTAAGGATTGCATGGTTGGAGGACAAGTAGGTATTATAGGACATTTAACCATTGCCAATAAAGTGAAAATTGCCGCACAATCAGGCGTTGGAAATAGTATTTTGACAGAAGGTGATATTGTACAAGGATCACCAGCATTCAGCATTGGCGATTACAAACGCGCGTATGTTGTTTTCCGGAAATTACCTGAATTACAAATGAAAATTAAAACTCTCGAAAATACAATTGCAGAATTAAAATTAAAATCCGCAGGAATCGAAAAAGAACTATGA
- a CDS encoding ATP-binding cassette domain-containing protein encodes MSISLANIGKRYNREWIFRNVNYEFSDGNAYVIIGSNGSGKSTLLQLIAGNLLASEGTISYSENEKIILEEKIFSQISFASPYLELLEKYTLSEMIDFHFKFKKYFSGWDLEKVIESTQLAYAKDKILKNYSSGMKQRVKLALAILSDTPFLLLDEPASNLDKNAIEWYQNLIKNHTKNRIVIVCSNEQKHEYNFCNQELKIEDYK; translated from the coding sequence ATGTCTATAAGCCTTGCTAATATTGGTAAACGTTATAACCGCGAATGGATTTTCCGAAATGTAAATTACGAATTTTCGGATGGAAATGCGTATGTAATTATCGGATCTAACGGTTCTGGAAAATCAACTTTATTACAACTTATTGCTGGAAATTTATTGGCATCTGAAGGCACCATTTCTTACTCCGAAAATGAAAAAATAATTTTGGAAGAAAAAATATTTTCGCAAATCAGTTTTGCTTCTCCATACCTTGAACTATTAGAAAAATATACGCTTTCGGAGATGATTGATTTTCATTTCAAGTTCAAAAAATATTTTTCGGGATGGGATTTAGAAAAAGTAATTGAGTCGACACAATTGGCTTATGCGAAAGATAAAATACTGAAAAATTATTCTTCCGGGATGAAACAACGTGTGAAATTAGCCTTGGCTATTTTAAGCGATACGCCTTTTTTATTATTGGATGAACCAGCTTCCAATTTGGATAAAAATGCGATTGAATGGTATCAAAACTTAATTAAAAATCACACGAAGAACCGCATCGTTATTGTTTGTTCCAACGAACAGAAACATGAATATAATTTTTGCAATCAAGAATTAAAAATCGAAGATTATAAATAA
- a CDS encoding bifunctional UDP-3-O-[3-hydroxymyristoyl] N-acetylglucosamine deacetylase/3-hydroxyacyl-ACP dehydratase, producing the protein MSVKQRTIKNPITISGVGLHTGKKVSLTFKPAEENHGYKFKRIDLPNQPVIDADVDNVVDTERGTTLEQNGGRVSTTEHVLAALVGMEIDNAMIEIDGPEIPIMDGSSMLFVQAIEKAGFVEQKAERIYFELKEILSYEDPIKKVEMLAVPQDDLRITVMVDYNSEVLGTQHATIYNIHEFKTEIAKCRTFVFLHELETLLQHNLIKGGDLDNAIVLVDRPIPQEKLDHLAKVFNRPDVQIKGKGVLNNTTLHFFNEPARHKLLDIVGDFALIGMPIKAHILTARPGHAGNVAFAKKIKELIKKEKQQKKNNIPTFDLDKEPVYNINDILKILPHRQPMLLIDKIMEHTANHIVGVKNVTMNEEFFKGHFPRNPVMPGVLLIEAMAQTGGILALKSVPDPENYLTYFMKIDGVRFKQMVRPGDTVVFDLYLLTPIRRGICHMKGIAYVGKKAVMEAEMMAQIVKVKNNEPTLVHTS; encoded by the coding sequence ATGAGCGTGAAACAAAGAACAATCAAAAATCCGATAACGATTTCGGGTGTAGGATTACACACCGGAAAAAAAGTTTCCCTGACATTTAAACCGGCTGAAGAAAATCACGGATATAAATTTAAGCGTATTGATTTACCAAATCAGCCTGTTATTGATGCCGATGTGGACAATGTAGTAGATACCGAACGCGGAACTACATTAGAGCAAAACGGCGGCAGAGTAAGCACAACAGAACACGTGTTGGCAGCATTGGTTGGGATGGAAATTGACAATGCGATGATTGAAATAGACGGACCTGAAATTCCGATTATGGATGGAAGCTCCATGCTGTTTGTGCAAGCAATTGAAAAAGCAGGTTTCGTAGAACAAAAAGCGGAGCGCATTTATTTCGAACTGAAAGAAATTTTATCGTACGAAGATCCTATCAAAAAGGTAGAAATGTTGGCGGTTCCGCAAGACGATTTGCGAATTACCGTAATGGTAGATTATAACTCGGAAGTACTGGGAACGCAGCACGCAACCATTTACAACATTCACGAATTTAAAACAGAAATTGCGAAATGCAGAACCTTTGTTTTTCTGCACGAATTGGAAACTTTATTACAACATAATTTAATTAAAGGCGGCGATCTTGATAACGCGATTGTACTTGTGGATCGTCCTATTCCGCAAGAAAAATTAGATCATCTCGCCAAAGTTTTTAATAGACCCGATGTGCAAATAAAAGGCAAAGGTGTTTTGAATAATACCACTTTGCATTTTTTTAATGAACCGGCTCGTCATAAATTATTAGACATTGTTGGCGATTTCGCACTGATTGGAATGCCCATAAAAGCACATATTTTAACGGCTCGTCCGGGACATGCTGGCAATGTTGCTTTCGCGAAAAAAATAAAAGAACTCATCAAAAAAGAAAAACAACAGAAAAAAAACAATATCCCCACTTTTGATTTAGATAAAGAGCCTGTTTACAACATCAACGATATTCTGAAAATATTACCACATCGCCAGCCGATGTTGCTCATTGATAAAATCATGGAACACACTGCCAATCACATTGTGGGTGTGAAAAATGTAACCATGAACGAAGAATTTTTCAAGGGACATTTCCCGAGAAACCCAGTAATGCCGGGCGTTTTATTAATAGAAGCAATGGCACAAACAGGAGGCATTTTGGCGCTAAAATCAGTTCCTGATCCGGAAAATTATTTGACGTATTTTATGAAAATTGATGGAGTCCGATTCAAACAAATGGTTCGTCCTGGAGACACTGTCGTTTTTGATCTTTACTTGCTAACCCCTATCAGACGCGGAATTTGCCACATGAAAGGAATAGCGTATGTAGGAAAAAAAGCAGTAATGGAAGCCGAAATGATGGCACAAATAGTAAAAGTTAAAAACAATGAACCCACTCTCGTACATACATCCTGA
- the nirK gene encoding copper-containing nitrite reductase has product MKRLLNTKNYFLLLLAAVIFQTNFNSCTTEPSVTKQKADSTYGGQYEARLSYAPNVPEEVNYGHPMKVVVHLNIIEKVMRLADGVTYDFWTFGGQVPGKFIRIHVGDEVEFHLSNDPNDKMPHSIDMHAVTGPGGGAEASMTAPGHTSIFSFKALEAGLFLYHCATAPVGMHIANGMYGLVLVEPREGLPHVDKEFYIMQSEVYTTGKYGDQGLQAFDMQKALLEQPNYVIFNGSVGSTIGANALHAKVGEKVRFYVGNAGPNFVSSFHIIGEIMDTVRIDGGTLENHNVQTTLIPSGGAEIVEFTCKVPGTYTIVDHSIFRAFNQGALAQLIVSGPEDSAIYSHKQQDIVYLPEGSILQSMSQPVQPAIEERTMEERLTLGKIRFESTCAACHMFNAQGVPGSFPPLAGSNFLMPRQDKGIQILLHGLTGEVTVNGNKFNGVMPQLGLSDDEIANVLTYVRNNFGNKDGLVTAKMVADYRKQGDKPAVTHPSKKKK; this is encoded by the coding sequence ATGAAAAGGCTACTAAACACTAAAAATTATTTTTTACTGCTGCTTGCAGCTGTAATTTTTCAAACAAACTTTAACAGTTGTACAACCGAACCTTCGGTTACTAAACAAAAAGCCGATTCCACTTATGGTGGTCAATACGAAGCAAGGCTTTCGTATGCTCCCAATGTCCCGGAGGAAGTTAATTATGGTCATCCAATGAAGGTGGTTGTGCATTTGAATATTATCGAAAAAGTAATGCGTTTGGCAGATGGTGTAACGTATGATTTTTGGACATTTGGCGGACAAGTGCCAGGTAAATTTATTCGTATCCACGTGGGGGATGAAGTTGAATTTCATCTCAGTAATGACCCGAACGATAAAATGCCTCACTCCATTGATATGCATGCTGTAACAGGACCAGGTGGAGGCGCAGAAGCTTCTATGACCGCTCCTGGACACACATCCATATTTTCATTTAAAGCCCTTGAAGCAGGATTGTTCCTTTATCATTGTGCGACCGCTCCAGTTGGAATGCACATTGCCAACGGAATGTATGGATTAGTATTAGTAGAACCTCGCGAAGGACTTCCGCACGTTGATAAAGAATTTTACATCATGCAATCGGAAGTATATACTACTGGTAAATATGGCGATCAAGGACTTCAAGCATTTGACATGCAAAAAGCATTACTCGAACAACCTAATTATGTTATATTTAATGGTTCTGTCGGTTCTACTATCGGGGCTAATGCTTTACACGCAAAAGTGGGCGAAAAGGTGCGCTTTTATGTAGGAAATGCCGGACCAAATTTTGTTTCTTCTTTTCATATTATTGGTGAAATCATGGATACAGTAAGAATAGACGGTGGTACCTTAGAAAATCACAATGTACAAACTACTCTTATTCCTTCTGGTGGAGCTGAAATAGTGGAGTTTACTTGTAAAGTGCCAGGGACTTATACGATTGTTGATCATTCTATTTTTAGGGCATTCAACCAAGGAGCTTTGGCTCAACTGATAGTTTCAGGTCCAGAAGACAGTGCGATTTATTCTCATAAACAACAAGATATAGTGTATCTGCCGGAAGGATCCATATTACAGTCGATGTCTCAACCTGTACAACCTGCAATTGAAGAGAGAACAATGGAAGAGCGATTGACATTGGGAAAAATAAGATTTGAAAGCACTTGCGCCGCATGTCACATGTTTAATGCACAAGGCGTACCGGGATCTTTTCCTCCGCTTGCTGGCTCTAATTTCTTAATGCCTCGTCAAGATAAAGGAATTCAAATTCTATTACACGGTTTAACAGGTGAAGTTACGGTTAATGGAAATAAATTTAACGGAGTAATGCCGCAATTGGGATTAAGTGATGATGAGATTGCCAATGTATTAACGTATGTTCGTAATAATTTCGGAAATAAAGACGGATTAGTTACAGCGAAAATGGTAGCAGATTATAGAAAACAAGGCGATAAACCTGCAGTAACACATCCAAGTAAAAAGAAAAAATAA
- a CDS encoding peroxiredoxin: MYKFISITFLAVLLSASGYAQSRPLSVGDKMPLFSLKDQDGKTFNMKDSVGNKLFVIFFYPKDESPVCTKEACTFRDSLNMFAQAGAEVIGINQGTVESHKKFQQDDKLNYELLSDPDEKVIKAFGVKKGLFTTRITFIVDISGEIVFEYESKFDGKKHVAEALNFVKTLKKQ; encoded by the coding sequence ATGTATAAATTCATTTCTATCACTTTTTTGGCAGTGCTGTTATCTGCTTCTGGCTACGCTCAATCACGTCCATTGAGTGTAGGCGATAAAATGCCTTTGTTTTCTCTGAAAGATCAGGATGGCAAAACATTTAACATGAAAGATTCTGTCGGGAATAAATTATTTGTTATTTTTTTCTATCCGAAAGATGAAAGTCCGGTTTGTACAAAAGAAGCCTGTACTTTCAGAGACAGCTTAAATATGTTTGCACAAGCAGGTGCGGAAGTGATTGGAATTAATCAAGGTACAGTCGAGAGTCATAAAAAATTTCAGCAAGATGATAAACTCAATTACGAATTATTGAGCGACCCAGACGAAAAAGTAATCAAAGCATTTGGCGTTAAAAAAGGATTATTTACTACCCGAATAACTTTTATCGTAGATATTTCAGGAGAGATTGTTTTCGAGTACGAATCAAAGTTTGATGGTAAAAAACATGTTGCGGAAGCACTTAATTTTGTAAAGACATTGAAGAAACAATAA
- a CDS encoding DUF5686 and carboxypeptidase regulatory-like domain-containing protein, which yields MISGKITDEQNQPVPFANVYIENTTVGTIANPDGLYSLDVPQGKCLLVFKMIGYKMQVETLAVNQNPIKLNVQLHIEKTELQAVTISGSGEDPAYRVMRQVIKKRKFYLDQVNSYSCDVYIKGLQRILKHPDKIMGYKVDPGGDIDSTSGIFYLSESVSKFNFEQPDKIREKMISSKVSGDNKAFSYNQASDMLLNFYENVLQIPMLSTRGFISPIAGDAFLNYRYKMLGSFLENGLMIDKILVIPKYPHAPLFSGVIYIVEDQWRIHSLDLELTKENQLRFLDTFKIKQTFLPVNADVWMPFSNKISFDFSIFGIKGNGVYLGVNSNYQLNPVFPKHFFNGEELDVSDSANKKDSTYWSRVRPVTLTKQEKKDYHQRDSLMTKRTSKAYLDSVDRINNKFSPADLIFGYTNQHQYEKYEFNFSPFIKNIAFNTVQGWNLALNTSYYKYNEDTHKSDRFTMHFGYGFSDKKLLLGAEWKHVYLPVKFGEFTLKAGKSDNQFNENEPISTLVNSVYSLFDKTNYMKLYQKEYVQAHHQIELFNGFLFYTDVEFVDRSPLLNTTDFSIYQNKHFYTSNDPQNAENFSNSFSENKIFDIDLGFQFSFKQRYLMRPNEKIILRSKFPVLKVSYKKAIESVFNSTANYDLLKAELTGRINLKMLGHSIYNVSVGKFLNSENVSFMDYQHFNGNQTLISNFDINTFDLLNYYTYSTKNYFLQGAFEQNFGGFILNKIPLIRELKFQEIASVKVLTDDQLHRYTEFSVGVKKLFFRAEFVTSFSDNQKLNSGFRFGLLF from the coding sequence GTGATAAGCGGTAAAATTACAGACGAGCAAAATCAGCCCGTTCCTTTCGCCAACGTATATATTGAAAATACCACCGTTGGTACTATTGCCAATCCTGACGGTTTATATTCCTTGGATGTTCCACAAGGAAAATGTTTGTTGGTTTTTAAAATGATTGGTTATAAAATGCAGGTGGAAACGCTTGCTGTAAATCAAAATCCGATTAAATTAAATGTACAATTACACATTGAAAAAACCGAATTACAAGCCGTAACTATTTCTGGAAGTGGCGAAGATCCTGCGTATCGCGTGATGCGCCAAGTTATCAAAAAAAGAAAATTTTATTTGGATCAAGTGAATTCGTATTCCTGCGATGTATATATAAAAGGCTTGCAGCGGATTTTGAAACATCCCGATAAAATTATGGGTTATAAAGTGGATCCGGGTGGCGATATCGACAGTACTTCTGGCATTTTTTATTTATCCGAATCGGTTTCGAAATTTAATTTTGAGCAGCCCGATAAAATTCGAGAGAAAATGATTTCCTCCAAAGTAAGCGGTGATAACAAGGCATTCAGTTATAATCAGGCTTCGGATATGTTGCTTAATTTTTACGAAAACGTTTTGCAAATTCCGATGCTCAGTACGCGCGGATTTATTTCGCCCATTGCTGGCGATGCGTTTTTGAATTACCGTTATAAAATGCTCGGCTCCTTTTTGGAAAACGGTTTGATGATTGATAAAATTTTGGTGATTCCAAAATATCCACATGCTCCGCTGTTTAGCGGCGTTATTTATATTGTGGAAGATCAATGGCGCATTCACAGTTTGGATTTAGAATTGACGAAAGAAAATCAATTGCGATTTTTAGATACGTTTAAAATTAAGCAAACTTTCTTGCCCGTTAACGCTGATGTGTGGATGCCCTTTTCCAATAAAATTAGTTTTGATTTTAGTATTTTCGGGATAAAAGGTAATGGCGTTTATTTGGGCGTTAATTCCAATTATCAATTGAATCCTGTTTTTCCGAAACATTTTTTTAATGGCGAAGAATTAGATGTTTCTGATAGCGCGAATAAAAAAGATTCTACGTATTGGTCGCGTGTAAGGCCTGTAACGCTTACGAAACAAGAAAAGAAAGATTATCATCAGCGTGATAGTTTGATGACGAAGCGAACGTCAAAAGCGTATTTAGATTCGGTGGATCGCATCAATAATAAATTTAGTCCAGCAGATTTAATTTTTGGTTACACCAATCAACATCAATACGAAAAATACGAATTTAATTTTTCTCCTTTTATAAAGAATATTGCGTTCAATACCGTTCAAGGTTGGAATTTGGCGCTCAATACAAGTTATTATAAATACAACGAGGATACGCATAAAAGCGATCGTTTTACGATGCATTTCGGTTATGGATTTTCGGATAAAAAACTTTTGCTGGGCGCAGAATGGAAGCATGTTTATCTGCCCGTAAAATTTGGTGAGTTTACTCTTAAAGCCGGAAAATCAGACAATCAATTTAATGAAAACGAGCCGATATCAACGCTTGTAAACAGTGTGTATTCTTTGTTTGATAAAACGAATTATATGAAATTGTATCAAAAAGAATATGTTCAAGCACATCATCAAATAGAACTTTTTAATGGATTTCTTTTTTATACAGATGTCGAATTTGTCGATCGCTCGCCTTTATTGAATACTACTGATTTCAGTATTTATCAGAATAAACATTTTTATACTTCTAATGATCCTCAGAACGCAGAAAATTTTTCTAATTCGTTTTCTGAAAATAAAATTTTTGATATTGATTTAGGATTTCAATTTTCTTTCAAGCAACGTTATTTGATGCGTCCGAATGAAAAAATAATTTTGCGATCGAAATTTCCTGTCTTGAAAGTTTCGTATAAAAAAGCGATTGAGAGTGTTTTTAACAGCACTGCCAATTATGATTTATTGAAGGCAGAATTGACTGGCAGAATAAATTTGAAAATGCTCGGACATTCTATTTACAACGTCAGTGTAGGAAAATTTTTAAATTCCGAAAATGTAAGTTTTATGGATTATCAACATTTTAACGGCAACCAAACATTGATTTCTAATTTCGATATTAACACTTTTGATTTGTTGAATTATTATACTTACAGCACGAAAAATTATTTTTTACAAGGTGCCTTTGAACAAAATTTCGGAGGATTTATTCTCAATAAAATTCCACTCATTCGAGAATTAAAATTTCAAGAAATAGCAAGTGTGAAAGTGCTTACAGACGATCAATTGCATCGTTACACCGAGTTTTCTGTAGGTGTTAAAAAATTATTTTTCAGAGCTGAATTTGTAACTTCCTTTTCGGATAATCAAAAATTAAATTCCGGATTTAGGTTTGGATTATTATTCTAA
- a CDS encoding SCO family protein, with protein sequence MKTIKNILPVGLILGVLLFNSCTNKKVPDCCKNKMKDTTSSKTESTSDLSIYQLNGTWETQNNQQINLTALKGKIQVLTMFFSNCTYACPRIVNNLKNIEKEIPANLIPQVGFTLVSFDTKRDTVARLKAFAKEMKLDGNWTLLHGDENEVRELSMLLNVDYQKQSDGNFAHASVINVLDKDGKIIFRHEGLDSDSTEVVQKIISALK encoded by the coding sequence ATGAAAACAATTAAAAACATATTGCCAGTCGGATTGATTTTAGGAGTTCTACTTTTTAATTCGTGTACCAATAAAAAAGTGCCAGATTGTTGTAAAAATAAGATGAAAGATACCACTTCTTCCAAAACAGAAAGCACTTCCGATTTGTCTATTTATCAATTAAACGGAACTTGGGAAACGCAAAACAATCAACAAATTAATCTTACTGCATTAAAAGGAAAAATACAAGTCCTTACTATGTTTTTTAGCAATTGTACGTATGCGTGTCCGCGTATCGTAAACAATCTGAAAAATATAGAAAAAGAAATTCCAGCTAACTTAATTCCGCAAGTCGGATTTACACTTGTCTCTTTTGATACGAAAAGAGATACGGTTGCCAGATTAAAAGCTTTTGCCAAGGAAATGAAGTTGGATGGAAATTGGACATTGCTTCACGGAGATGAAAATGAAGTGCGCGAATTATCTATGTTGTTGAACGTAGATTATCAAAAGCAAAGCGATGGAAACTTTGCCCACGCGAGCGTTATTAATGTGTTGGATAAGGATGGAAAAATAATTTTTCGACACGAAGGTTTAGATTCCGATTCAACTGAAGTAGTTCAAAAAATTATTTCCGCACTGAAATAA
- the lpxA gene encoding acyl-ACP--UDP-N-acetylglucosamine O-acyltransferase encodes MNPLSYIHPEAKIGKNVIVEPFSTVYQNVEIGDGTWIGPNVTIMEGARIGKNCKIFPGAVISAIPQDLKFEGEKTTAEIGDNTTIRECVTINRGTKDKMKTAVGSNCLIMAYVHIAHDCILGNHVIVANSVNLAGHVTIEDYVILEGLVAVQQFVRIGAHAFITGGSLVRKNVPPFTKAGREPLSYVGINSVGLRRRGFSNEIILEIEDMYRTIYVRGHNVTNAIHIVEQEAPASAEKNQIIQFIRESTDGIMRGIS; translated from the coding sequence ATGAACCCACTCTCGTACATACATCCTGAAGCAAAAATTGGAAAGAATGTAATCGTAGAGCCATTTTCAACCGTTTATCAAAATGTTGAAATTGGCGATGGTACATGGATTGGTCCAAACGTAACCATTATGGAAGGCGCACGCATCGGGAAAAATTGCAAAATTTTTCCGGGAGCTGTTATCTCCGCTATTCCGCAAGATTTAAAATTTGAAGGAGAAAAAACAACTGCTGAAATAGGTGATAATACTACTATCCGCGAATGCGTAACGATTAATCGCGGAACCAAAGATAAAATGAAAACTGCAGTTGGTAGCAATTGTTTGATTATGGCGTATGTGCACATTGCACACGATTGCATTTTAGGAAATCATGTAATAGTTGCCAACAGTGTAAATCTCGCAGGGCACGTTACCATTGAAGATTACGTGATTTTAGAAGGATTGGTTGCCGTTCAACAATTTGTTCGGATTGGCGCGCACGCTTTTATAACAGGCGGTTCCTTGGTGCGAAAAAATGTTCCGCCATTTACAAAAGCCGGACGCGAACCACTTTCGTATGTCGGGATTAACTCGGTTGGCTTGCGACGCAGAGGTTTTTCAAATGAAATTATTTTGGAAATTGAAGATATGTACCGCACTATTTATGTGCGTGGACACAATGTAACCAACGCGATACACATTGTGGAACAAGAAGCTCCAGCATCTGCCGAAAAAAATCAAATCATCCAATTTATCCGCGAATCAACGGACGGAATTATGAGAGGAATTTCTTAA